A section of the Mangifera indica cultivar Alphonso chromosome 12, CATAS_Mindica_2.1, whole genome shotgun sequence genome encodes:
- the LOC123193009 gene encoding cysteine proteinase inhibitor 12-like: MAMLGGLQESRGAENSVEIDELGRFAVQEHNKKQNAVLEFARVVKAQEQVVAGTLHHLTIEAIEAGKKKLYEAKVWVKPWMNFKDLQEFKHVGDSPPAFTSSDLGCKKDCHGPGWREVPAHDPAVQDAANHAVQSIQQRSNSLFPYVLQEIVHAKAEVIEDLAKFNMLLKVKRGDKEEKFKVEVHKKTGGTFHLNQMEQDHS; encoded by the exons ATGGCCATGCTTGGCGGTCTGCAGGAATCACGTGGCGCCGAGAACAGCGTCGAAATTGACGAACTCGGTCGTTTCGCCGTCCAAGAACACAACAAGAAACAG AATGCGGTGCTTGAGTTCGCGAGAGTGGTGAAGGCGCAAGAGCAGGTGGTGGCTGGTACTTTGCATCATCTTACCATCGAGGCTATTGAAGCAGGGAAGAAGAAACTTTATGAAGCAAAGGTTTGGGTGAAGCCATGGATGAATTTCAAAGATTTACAGGAATTTAAGCACGTTGGCGATTCCCCTCCCGCATTTACCTCTTCTGATCTCGGTTGTAAGAAAG ATTGCCATGGACCTGGATGGCGAGAAGTACCAGCTCATGATCCTGCTGTTCAGGATGCAGCTAATCATGCTGTTCAATCCATTCAGCAAAGGTCCAATTCCCTCTTCCCCTATGTGCTTCAGGAGATCGTTCATGCAAAAGCTGAG GTAATAGAAGATCTTGCTAAGTTTAACATGCTTTTGAAAGTGAAGAGGGGAGACAAGGAGGAGAAGTTCAAGGTGGAGGTACACAAGAAGACTGGGGGAACCTTCCATCTCAATCAGATGGAACAGGATCACTCTTGA
- the LOC123193008 gene encoding dr1-associated corepressor-like, producing MRKKLDTRFPAARIKKIMQADEDVGKIALAVPVLVSKALELFLQDLCDRTYEITLQRGAKTMSALHLKHCVQSYNVFDFLRDIVSKVPDYGHGHSEAAGEDRTIAKRRKAAGDECNDSDEESKRSKMHEMGHVSGSGRGRGRGRGRGRGRGARHLERESSHREMDSEPSTAVHHGIKDNSVSGMVVDTASESKESTKENVIGNDGANATARNFDLNADLDDNMDMKAAVSPQPAPAPTPAPASAPAPVPVPVSDSAPAPAPAPAPAPAPMPTPAPAPTLALANTSSAGPSEEIKHEDIPGWSLSEMDRMAIDPLQLANLGRRLDDDDEDYDEEG from the exons ATGAGGAAAAAGCTTGATACCCGTTTCCCAGCT GCTCGGATTAAAAAGATAATGCAAGCTGATGAAGATGTGGGGAAGATAGCATTGGCAGTGCCTGTGCTAGTTT CAAAAGCATTGGAATTATTTTTGCAAGACCTATGTGATCGCACTTATGAGATAACACTACAAAGAGGGGCAAAGACAATGAGTGCACTGCATTT AAAACATTGTGTACAGAGCTataatgtgtttgattttctgAGGGATATTGTTAGTAAAGTTCCTGACTATGGTCATGGTCATTCTGAAGCCGCTGGTGAGGATCGAACTATTGCTAAGCGAAG GAAAGCTGCTGGTGATGAATGCAATGACAGTGACGAAGAGTCAAAGAGGAGCAAGATG CATGAGATGGGTCATGTCAGTGGCAGTGGTAGAGGGAGGGGTCGGGGACGAGGAAGAGGCCGTGGACGAGGTGCTCGACATTTGGAAAGAGAGTCCTCTCATCGTGAGATGGATTCAGAACCTTCTACAGCTGTTCATCATGGCATCAAAGATAATTCGGTTTCTGGAATGGTGGTGGATACTGCTTCTGAATCAAAGGAGTCAACAAAGGAAAATGTTATAGGCAATGATGGTGCTAATGCAACTGCTCGAAATTTTGATCTGAATGCTGACTTAGATGACAATATGGACATGAAGGCTGCAGTATCACCACAACCAGCTCCAGCTCCTACCCCAGCTCCTGCTTCAGCCCCAGCCCCAGTTCCGGTACCTGTATCTGACTCGGCACCGGCACCGGCACCGGCACCAGCACCAGCACCAGCACCAATGCCAACACCAGCACCAGCACCAACACTTGCACTAGCTAATACCTCCTCAGCAGGCCCTTCTGAGGAGATTAAACATGAAGATATTCCAGGTTGGTCTCTCTCAGAGATGGACAGAATGGCCATTGACCCTCTTCAGCTAGCAAACCTTGGCAGAAGGTTGGATGACGACGATGAAGATTACGATGAAGAAGGGTAA
- the LOC123192196 gene encoding putative pentatricopeptide repeat-containing protein At3g08820 isoform X2, producing the protein MILRSSFHFGDTDYSYLIFKQSKEHNIFLWNTMIRGFVSKECFQQAIEFYNYMRMGGFFPNNFTFPFVLKACARQLDFQLGVKIHTLIVKAGLDYDVFAKTSLLSFYAKCGYLEDALKVFDDIPEKNTVSWTAVISGYISDGKFREAIDMFSRLLEMGVRPDDFSLVKVLNACSRLGDLNSGDWIDKYIKKAGMGKNVFVATALMDLYVKCGNMEKACCVFDGMPEKDIVSWTTMIQGYASNGQPKEALDLFFKMQRENLEPDRYVMVGVLSACARLGALELGEWASNLMNKNEFLSNPVLGTALIDMYSKCGSMAQAWEVFQRIKDKDRVVWNAVITGLAMNGYEKDALGIFGQVEKCGIQPDENTFVGLLCACTHAGLVHEGHKLFNSMSTVYCVSPTIEHYGCMVDLLGRSGLLEEAHQLIKSMPMEPNVIVWGALLGGCRLHKSTILAEHVLKQLIALEPWNSGNYVLLSNIYSANHKWDDAAKIRSDMNKRGIQKIPGCSWIEVGGVVHEFRVGDKLHPLSEKIYAKLDELGKKMKAAGFVPTTDYVLFDIEEEEKEHFLGCHSEKLALAFGLISTAPNDTIRIVKNLRVCGDCHEAIKLITKITGRGIIVRDNNRFHCFSDGFCSCKDFW; encoded by the coding sequence ATGATCTTACGCTCAAGCTTCCATTTTGGTGACACAGACTACAGCTACCTCATCTTTAAACAATCCAAAGaacataacatatttttatggaATACCATGATTCGAGGATTTGTTTCTAAGGAATGCTTCCAACAAGCCATTGAGTTTTACAATTATATGCGCATGGGCGGATTCTTTCCCAATAACTTCACGTTTCCTTTTGTTTTGAAGGCATGTGCCAGGCAACTGGATTTCCAATTAGGTGTAAAGATTCATACGCTTATTGTAAAAGCTGGTCTTGATTATGATGTGTTCGCTAAAACCAGTTTGCTCAGTTTTTATGCCAAATGTGGCTATTTGGAAGATGCACTTAAAGTATTTGATGATATTCCGGAGAAGAATACTGTTTCTTGGACTGCAGTTATTAGTGGGTATATCAGTGATGGGAAGTTTAGAGAGGCGATCGACATGTTTAGCAGGTTGCTGGAGATGGGTGTGAGACCCGATGATTTTAGCCTTGTCAAAGTTTTGAATGCTTGCAGTAGATTAGGGGATTTGAATAGTGGAGACTGGATtgataaatacataaaaaaagcTGGCATGGGAAAGAATGTCTTTGTAGCTACTGCTTTGATGGACTTGTATGTTAAGTGTGGGAACATGGAGAAAGCATGCTGTGTCTTTGATGGGATGCCTGAGAAGGATATAGTTTCTTGGACTACCATGATTCAAGGTTATGCATCAAATGGGCAGCCAAAAGAAGCCTTAGATCTGTTTTTTAAAATGCAGAGAGAAAATTTGGAACCTGATCGATATGTTATGGTTGGGGTTCTCTCTGCTTGTGCAAGATTAGGAGCGCTAGAATTGGGGGAGTGGGCTAGCAATTTGATGAACAAAAATGAGTTTCTTTCTAATCCAGTCCTTGGTACTGCATTGATCGATATGTACTCAAAATGTGGGAGCATGGCTCAAGCATGGGAAGTATTTCAGAGGATTAAGGATAAGGATCGAGTGGTTTGGAATGCTGTCATAACTGGCCTTGCAATGAATGGATATGAAAAAGATGCATTAGGGATCTTTGGCCAAGTTGAGAAATGTGGGATTCAACCTGATGAGAATACTTTTGTTGGTTTGCTTTGTGCATGTACTCATGCCGGTCTTGTTCATGAGGGTCATAAGTTATTCAATAGCATGAGTACTGTCTATTGTGTGTCTCCTACAATTGAGCATTATGGATGTATGGTGGATCTTCTTGGTCGATCAGGTCTCTTAGAAGAAGCTCACCAGTTGATCAAAAGCATGCCAATGGAGCCTAATGTTATTGTTTGGGGAGCCTTGCTGGGTGGATGCAGGTTGCATAAAAGTACCATCTTGGCTGAACATGTACTAAAGCAGTTGATTGCCTTAGAACCATGGAATTCTGGAAATTATGTGCTCTTGTCAAACATATATTCAGCTAATCACAAGTGGGATGATGCAGCAAAAATTCGGTCAGATATGAACAAAAGAGGAATACAGAAGATTCCAGGTTGCAGTTGGATTGAAGTAGGTGGCGTTGTTCATGAGTTCCGAGTAGGCGACAAGCTACACCCCTTGTCAGAGAAGATATATGCAAAACTCGATGAGTTAGGTAAGAAAATGAAAGCAGCTGGTTTTGTTCCGACAACTGATTATGTACTGTTTGATatagaagaggaagaaaaggagCATTTCCTGGGATGTCATAGTGAGAAGCTGGCTCTTGCATTTGGTCTCATTAGTACAGCACCAAATGACACGATTCGAATCGTAAAAAACCTTAGAGTATGCGGCGATTGCCATGAGGCGATAAAACTCATTACAAAGATTACAGGTAGAGGTATAATTGTTAGAGATAATAACAGATTTCATTGTTTTAGTGATGGTTTCTGTTCATGTAAAGATTTTTGGTGA
- the LOC123192196 gene encoding putative pentatricopeptide repeat-containing protein At3g08820 isoform X1, translating to MNSFKAPSSPSFSTVLTIKKCLLQGVNSLKQLKQAHALLLHFGLNENNYLLNMILRSSFHFGDTDYSYLIFKQSKEHNIFLWNTMIRGFVSKECFQQAIEFYNYMRMGGFFPNNFTFPFVLKACARQLDFQLGVKIHTLIVKAGLDYDVFAKTSLLSFYAKCGYLEDALKVFDDIPEKNTVSWTAVISGYISDGKFREAIDMFSRLLEMGVRPDDFSLVKVLNACSRLGDLNSGDWIDKYIKKAGMGKNVFVATALMDLYVKCGNMEKACCVFDGMPEKDIVSWTTMIQGYASNGQPKEALDLFFKMQRENLEPDRYVMVGVLSACARLGALELGEWASNLMNKNEFLSNPVLGTALIDMYSKCGSMAQAWEVFQRIKDKDRVVWNAVITGLAMNGYEKDALGIFGQVEKCGIQPDENTFVGLLCACTHAGLVHEGHKLFNSMSTVYCVSPTIEHYGCMVDLLGRSGLLEEAHQLIKSMPMEPNVIVWGALLGGCRLHKSTILAEHVLKQLIALEPWNSGNYVLLSNIYSANHKWDDAAKIRSDMNKRGIQKIPGCSWIEVGGVVHEFRVGDKLHPLSEKIYAKLDELGKKMKAAGFVPTTDYVLFDIEEEEKEHFLGCHSEKLALAFGLISTAPNDTIRIVKNLRVCGDCHEAIKLITKITGRGIIVRDNNRFHCFSDGFCSCKDFW from the coding sequence ATGAACAGCTTCAAAGCCCCATCATCTCCCTCATTTTCAACAGTTCTGACGATAAAGAAATGTCTCCTTCAAGGTGTAAACTCTCTGAAACAACTCAAGCAAGCTCATGCGCTCCTTCTTCACTTTGGTCTCAATGAAAACAACTATCTGCTCAACATGATCTTACGCTCAAGCTTCCATTTTGGTGACACAGACTACAGCTACCTCATCTTTAAACAATCCAAAGaacataacatatttttatggaATACCATGATTCGAGGATTTGTTTCTAAGGAATGCTTCCAACAAGCCATTGAGTTTTACAATTATATGCGCATGGGCGGATTCTTTCCCAATAACTTCACGTTTCCTTTTGTTTTGAAGGCATGTGCCAGGCAACTGGATTTCCAATTAGGTGTAAAGATTCATACGCTTATTGTAAAAGCTGGTCTTGATTATGATGTGTTCGCTAAAACCAGTTTGCTCAGTTTTTATGCCAAATGTGGCTATTTGGAAGATGCACTTAAAGTATTTGATGATATTCCGGAGAAGAATACTGTTTCTTGGACTGCAGTTATTAGTGGGTATATCAGTGATGGGAAGTTTAGAGAGGCGATCGACATGTTTAGCAGGTTGCTGGAGATGGGTGTGAGACCCGATGATTTTAGCCTTGTCAAAGTTTTGAATGCTTGCAGTAGATTAGGGGATTTGAATAGTGGAGACTGGATtgataaatacataaaaaaagcTGGCATGGGAAAGAATGTCTTTGTAGCTACTGCTTTGATGGACTTGTATGTTAAGTGTGGGAACATGGAGAAAGCATGCTGTGTCTTTGATGGGATGCCTGAGAAGGATATAGTTTCTTGGACTACCATGATTCAAGGTTATGCATCAAATGGGCAGCCAAAAGAAGCCTTAGATCTGTTTTTTAAAATGCAGAGAGAAAATTTGGAACCTGATCGATATGTTATGGTTGGGGTTCTCTCTGCTTGTGCAAGATTAGGAGCGCTAGAATTGGGGGAGTGGGCTAGCAATTTGATGAACAAAAATGAGTTTCTTTCTAATCCAGTCCTTGGTACTGCATTGATCGATATGTACTCAAAATGTGGGAGCATGGCTCAAGCATGGGAAGTATTTCAGAGGATTAAGGATAAGGATCGAGTGGTTTGGAATGCTGTCATAACTGGCCTTGCAATGAATGGATATGAAAAAGATGCATTAGGGATCTTTGGCCAAGTTGAGAAATGTGGGATTCAACCTGATGAGAATACTTTTGTTGGTTTGCTTTGTGCATGTACTCATGCCGGTCTTGTTCATGAGGGTCATAAGTTATTCAATAGCATGAGTACTGTCTATTGTGTGTCTCCTACAATTGAGCATTATGGATGTATGGTGGATCTTCTTGGTCGATCAGGTCTCTTAGAAGAAGCTCACCAGTTGATCAAAAGCATGCCAATGGAGCCTAATGTTATTGTTTGGGGAGCCTTGCTGGGTGGATGCAGGTTGCATAAAAGTACCATCTTGGCTGAACATGTACTAAAGCAGTTGATTGCCTTAGAACCATGGAATTCTGGAAATTATGTGCTCTTGTCAAACATATATTCAGCTAATCACAAGTGGGATGATGCAGCAAAAATTCGGTCAGATATGAACAAAAGAGGAATACAGAAGATTCCAGGTTGCAGTTGGATTGAAGTAGGTGGCGTTGTTCATGAGTTCCGAGTAGGCGACAAGCTACACCCCTTGTCAGAGAAGATATATGCAAAACTCGATGAGTTAGGTAAGAAAATGAAAGCAGCTGGTTTTGTTCCGACAACTGATTATGTACTGTTTGATatagaagaggaagaaaaggagCATTTCCTGGGATGTCATAGTGAGAAGCTGGCTCTTGCATTTGGTCTCATTAGTACAGCACCAAATGACACGATTCGAATCGTAAAAAACCTTAGAGTATGCGGCGATTGCCATGAGGCGATAAAACTCATTACAAAGATTACAGGTAGAGGTATAATTGTTAGAGATAATAACAGATTTCATTGTTTTAGTGATGGTTTCTGTTCATGTAAAGATTTTTGGTGA
- the LOC123192197 gene encoding putative KHG/KDPG aldolase isoform X2, with product MLKIMALPPFPVSTFKVCCSSSQLQLNQPHLKHIQNSGVIACLRANSKDLAIKAARAAISGGISVMEIVMSTPGVFEVLQCLVQDHPTMTLGVGTVLNVDDAKIAINAGAKFLMSPATVKGIIDDVQGHEVLYIPGVMTPTEILSAHDAGAKIVKVYPVSALGGTHYISALTKPFPHIPIVASQGITIDSIGDFIGQGATAVVLSDAIFNKEAMAQNNFDVIYQLASLAASQGKEAVQWKRSCMPD from the exons ATGTTGAAGATAATGGCGCTCCCACCATTCCCAGTATCTACTTTTAAAGTTTGTTGCTCTTCCTCTCAACTTCAACTCAACCAACCCCACTTAAAGCACATTCAGAATTCTGGTGTCATCGCTTGCCTTCGTGCCAACAG tAAAGATTTGGCAATTAAAGCAGCTCGCGCTGCAATCAGTGGTGGCATTTCAGTT ATGGAGATTGTGATGTCTACCCCAGGTGTGTTTGAG GTTTTGCAATGTCTTGTGCAGGACCATCCTACAATGACCTTAGGG GTTGGGACTGTTTTAAATGTTGATGATGCTAAAATTGCAATAAATGCTGGGGCCAAGTTTCTCATGAGTCCTGCTACAGTTAAG GGGATTATTGATGATGTCCAAGGTCATGAAGTTCTGTACATACCTGGTGTAATGACCCCAACAGAG ATATTGTCTGCACATGATGCTGGTGCCAAAATTGTCAAG GTTTATCCTGTTTCTGCATTAGGTGGTACCCACTATATATCAGCACTTACGAAGCCTTTTCCTCACATCCCAATAGTTGCATCTCAAGGCATAACAATAG ATTCAATAGGGGACTTCATTGGTCAGGGAGCAACAGCAGTTGTGTTGTCAGATGCCATTTTCAATAAAGAAGCAATGGCTCAAAATAACTTTGATGTAATATATCAACTTGCCAGCCTTGCAGCTTCGCAGGGTAAAGAAGCTGTACAATG GAAGAGAAGTTGCATGCCAGATTAA
- the LOC123192197 gene encoding putative KHG/KDPG aldolase isoform X1, with translation MLKIMALPPFPVSTFKVCCSSSQLQLNQPHLKHIQNSGVIACLRANSKDLAIKAARAAISGGISVMEIVMSTPGVFEVLQCLVQDHPTMTLGVGTVLNVDDAKIAINAGAKFLMSPATVKGIIDDVQGHEVLYIPGVMTPTEQNLQILSAHDAGAKIVKVYPVSALGGTHYISALTKPFPHIPIVASQGITIDSIGDFIGQGATAVVLSDAIFNKEAMAQNNFDVIYQLASLAASQGKEAVQWKRSCMPD, from the exons ATGTTGAAGATAATGGCGCTCCCACCATTCCCAGTATCTACTTTTAAAGTTTGTTGCTCTTCCTCTCAACTTCAACTCAACCAACCCCACTTAAAGCACATTCAGAATTCTGGTGTCATCGCTTGCCTTCGTGCCAACAG tAAAGATTTGGCAATTAAAGCAGCTCGCGCTGCAATCAGTGGTGGCATTTCAGTT ATGGAGATTGTGATGTCTACCCCAGGTGTGTTTGAG GTTTTGCAATGTCTTGTGCAGGACCATCCTACAATGACCTTAGGG GTTGGGACTGTTTTAAATGTTGATGATGCTAAAATTGCAATAAATGCTGGGGCCAAGTTTCTCATGAGTCCTGCTACAGTTAAG GGGATTATTGATGATGTCCAAGGTCATGAAGTTCTGTACATACCTGGTGTAATGACCCCAACAGAG CAAAATTTGCAGATATTGTCTGCACATGATGCTGGTGCCAAAATTGTCAAG GTTTATCCTGTTTCTGCATTAGGTGGTACCCACTATATATCAGCACTTACGAAGCCTTTTCCTCACATCCCAATAGTTGCATCTCAAGGCATAACAATAG ATTCAATAGGGGACTTCATTGGTCAGGGAGCAACAGCAGTTGTGTTGTCAGATGCCATTTTCAATAAAGAAGCAATGGCTCAAAATAACTTTGATGTAATATATCAACTTGCCAGCCTTGCAGCTTCGCAGGGTAAAGAAGCTGTACAATG GAAGAGAAGTTGCATGCCAGATTAA